A stretch of the Pongo pygmaeus isolate AG05252 chromosome 16, NHGRI_mPonPyg2-v2.0_pri, whole genome shotgun sequence genome encodes the following:
- the LOC134738336 gene encoding balbiani ring protein 3-like isoform X8 produces the protein MSRAFHNGPMRRGCCVHSDPMRCGCCVHRDPMRCGCCVHRDPMRCGCCVHNSPMRCGCCVHSDPMRCGCCVHNSPMRRGCCVHRDPMRCGCCVHNGPMRCGCCVHRDPMRCGCCVHRDPMRCGCCVHSDPMRCGCCVHRDPMRCGCCVHRDPMRRGCCVHRDPMRCGCCVHRDPMRCGCCVHRDPMRCGCCVHRDPMRCGCCVHRDPMRCGCCVHSDPMRRGCCVHRDPMRRGCCVHRDPMRRGCCVHRDPMRRGCCVHRDPMRRGCCVHRDPMRRGCCVHRDPMRRGCCVHRDPMRRGCCVHRDPMRRGCCVHRDPMRCGCCVHRDPMRCGCCVHRDPMRCGCCVHRDPMRRGCCVHSDPMRRGCCVHNGPMRCGCCVHSDPMRRGCCVHRDPMRRGCCVHSDPMRRGCCVHRDPMRRGCCVHRDPMRRGCCVHRDPMRRGCCVHRDPMRRGCCVHRDPMRCGCCVHRDPMRCGCCVHRDPMRCGCCVHRDPMRCGCCVHRDPMRCGCCVHNGPMRCGCCVHRDPMRCGCCVHNDPMRCGCCVHNSPMRCGCCVHSDPMRCGCWVHSDPMRCGCCVHRDPMRCGCCVHRDPMRCGCCVHRDPMRCGCCVHRDPMRCGCCVHRDPMRCGCCVHNGPMRCGCCVHRDPMRCGCCVHNDPMRCGCCVHNSPMRCGCCVHSDPMRCGCWVHSDPMRCGCCVHRDPMRCGCCVHRDPMRCGCCVHRDPMRCGCCVHRDPMRCGCCVHRDPMRCGCCVHSDPMRRGCCVHRDPMRRGCCVHSDPMRRGCCVHRDPMRRGCCVHRDPMRRGCCVHRDPMRCGCCVHRDPMRRGCCVHSDPMRRGCCVHRDPMRCGCCVHNGPMRCGCCVHRDPMRCGCCVHRDPMRCGCCVHSDPMRCGCCVHRDPMRCGCCVHRDPMRCGCCVHRDPMRCGCCVHRDPMRCGCCVHRDPMRRGCCVHSDPMRCGCCVHRDPMRCGCCVHRDPMRCGCCVHSDPMRCGCCVHRDPMRCGCCVHSDPMRCGCCVHRDPMRCGCCVHRDPMRCGCCVHSDPMRCGCCVHSDPMRCGCCVHNSPMRCGCCVHSDPMRCGCCVHNSPMRCGCCVHRDPMRCGCCVHNDPMRCGCCVHNSPMRCGCCVHRDPMRCGCCVHSDPMRCGCCVHSDPMRCGCCVHSDPMRCGCCVQSDPMRCGCCVHRDPMRCGCCVHSDPMRCGYSFPLSFTDKEPQKLQSIWPQGQGSHAGLTSEVLPGPTAASLR, from the exons ATGAGCAGGGCCTTTCACAATGGTCCTATGAGGcgtggatgttgtgttcacagcgatcctatgaggtgtggatgttgtgttcacagggatcctatgaggtgtggatgttgtgttcacagggatcctatgaggtgtggatgttgtgttcacaACAGTCCTATGAggtgtggatgttgtgttcacagtgatcctatgaggtgtggatgttgtgttcacaACAGTCCTATGAGGcgtggatgttgtgttcacagggatcctatgaggtgtggatgttgtgttcacaACGGTCCTATGAggtgtggatgttgtgttcacagggatcctatgaggtgtggatgttgtgttcacagggatcctatgaggtgtggatgttgtgttcacagcgatcctatgaggtgtggatgttgtgttcacagggatcctatgaggtgtggatgttgtgttcacagggatcctatgaggcgtggatgttgtgttcacagggatcctatgaggtgtggatgttgtgttcacagagatcctatgaggtgtggatgttgtgttcacagagatcctatgaggtgtggatgttgtgttcacagggatcctatgaggtgtggatgttgtgttcacagggatcctatgaggtgtggatgttgtgttcacagCGATCCTATGAGGcgtggatgttgtgttcacagggatcctatgaggcgtggatgttgtgttcacagggatcctatgaggcgtggatgttgtgttcacagggatcctatgaggcgtggatgttgtgttcacagggatcctatgaggcgtggatgttgtgttcacagggatcctatgaggcgtggatgttgtgttcacagggatcctatgaggcgtggatgttgtgttcacagggatcctatgaggcgtggatgttgtgttcacagggatcctatgaggcgtggatgttgtgttcacagggatcctatgaggtgtggatgttgtgttcacagagatcctatgaggtgtggatgttgtgttcacagggatcctatgaggtgtggatgttgtgttcacagAGATCCTATGAGGcgtggatgttgtgttcacagTGATCCTATGAGGcgtggatgttgtgttcacaACGGTCCTATGAg gtgtggatgttgtgttcacagCGATCCTATGAGGcgtggatgttgtgttcacagggatcctatgaggcgtggatgttgtgttcacagCGATCCTATGAGGcgtggatgttgtgttcacagggatcctatgaggcgtggatgttgtgttcacagggatcctatgaggcgtggatgttgtgttcacagggatcctatgaggcgtggatgttgtgttcacagggatcctatgaggcgtggatgttgtgttcacagggatcctatgaggtgtggatgttgtgttcacagagatcctatgaggtgtggatgttgtgttcacagggatcctatgaggtgtggatgttgtgttcacagggatcctatgaggtgtggatgttgtgttcacagggatcctatgaggtgtggatgttgtgttcacaACGGTCCTATGAggtgtggatgttgtgttcacagggatcctatgaggtgtggatgttgtgttcacaacgatcctatgaggtgtggatgttgtgttcacaACAGTCCTATGAggtgtggatgttgtgttcacagTGATCCTATGAGGTGTGGATGTTGGGTTCACAGTGATCCTATGAggtgtggatgttgtgttcacagggatcctatgaggtgtggatgttgtgttcacagggatcctatgaggtgtggatgttgtgttcacagggatcctatgaggtgtggatgttgtgttcacagggatcctatgaggtgtggatgttgtgttcacagggatcctatgaggtgtggatgttgtgttcacaACGGTCCTATGAggtgtggatgttgtgttcacagggatcctatgaggtgtggatgttgtgttcacaacgatcctatgaggtgtggatgttgtgttcacaACAGTCCTATGAggtgtggatgttgtgttcacagTGATCCTATGAGGTGTGGATGTTGGGTTCACAGTGATCCTATGAggtgtggatgttgtgttcacagggatcctatgaggtgtggatgttgtgttcacagggatcctatgaggtgtggatgttgtgttcacagggatcctatgaggtgtggatgttgtgttcacagggatcctatgaggtgtggatgttgtgttcacagggatcctatgaggtgtggatgttgtgttcacagTGATCCTATGAGGcgtggatgttgtgttcacagggatcctatgaggcgtggatgttgtgttcacagTGATCCTATGAGGcgtggatgttgtgttcacagggatcctatgaggcgtggatgttgtgttcacagAGATCCTATGAGGcgtggatgttgtgttcacagggatcctatgaggtgtggatgttgtgttcacagggatcctatgaggcgtggatgttgtgttcacagTGATCCTATGAGGcgtggatgttgtgttcacagggatcctatgaggtgtggatgttgtgttcacaACGGTCCTATGAggtgtggatgttgtgttcacagagatcctatgaggtgtggatgttgtgttcacagggatcctatgaggtgtggatgttgtgttcacagcgatcctatgaggtgtggatgttgtgttcacagggatcctatgaggtgtggatgttgtgttcacagggatcctatgaggtgtggatgttgtgttcacagagatcctatgaggtgtggatgttgtgttcacagggatcctatgaggtgtggatgttgtgttcacagggatcctatgaggcgtggatgttgtgttcacagcgatcctatgaggtgtggatgttgtgttcacagagatcctatgaggtgtggatgttgtgttcacagggatcctatgaggtgtggatgttgtgttcacagcgatcctatgaggtgtggatgttgtgttcacagggatcctatgaggtgtggatgttgtgttcacagcgatcctatgaggtgtggatgttgtgttcacagagatcctatgaggtgtggatgttgtgttcacagggatcctatgaggtgtggatgttgtgttcacagcgatcctatgaggtgtggatgttgtgttcacagcgatcctatgaggtgtggatgttgtgttcacaACAGTCCTATGAggtgtggatgttgtgttcacagtgatcctatgaggtgtggatgttgtgttcacaACAGTCCTATGAggtgtggatgttgtgttcacagggatcctatgaggtgtggatgttgtgttcacaatgatcctatgaggtgtggatgttgtgttcacaACAGTCCTATGAggtgtggatgttgtgttcacagggatcctatgaggtgtggatgttgtgttcacagcgatcctatgaggtgtggatgttgtgttcacagtgatcctatgaggtgtggatgttgtgttcacagtgatcctatgaggtgtggatgttgtgttcaGAGTGATCCTATGAggtgtggatgttgtgttcacagggatcctatgaggtgtggatgttgtgttcacagTGATCCTATGAGGTGTGGATATTCTTTTCCCCttagttttacagataaggaacctCAAAAGCTCCAGAGCATTTGGCCCCAGGGGCAGGGCTCGCATGCAGGCCTCACTTCTGAGGTCCTTCCCGGTCCTACAGCTGCCTCCCTTAGGTAG
- the LOC134738336 gene encoding balbiani ring protein 3-like isoform X5, giving the protein MSRAFHNGPMRRGCCVHSDPMRCGCCVHRDPMRCGCCVHRDPMRCGCCVHNSPMRCGCCVHSDPMRCGCCVHNSPMRRGCCVHRDPMRCGCCVHNGPMRCGCCVHRDPMRCGCCVHRDPMRCGCCVHSDPMRCGCCVHRDPMRCGCCVHRDPMRRGCCVHRDPMRCGCCVHRDPMRCGCCVHRDPMRCGCCVHRDPMRCGCCVHRDPMRCGCCVHSDPMRRGCCVHRDPMRRGCCVHRDPMRRGCCVHRDPMRRGCCVHRDPMRRGCCVHRDPMRRGCCVHRDPMRRGCCVHRDPMRRGCCVHRDPMRRGCCVHRDPMRCGCCVHRDPMRCGCCVHRDPMRCGCCVHRDPMRRGCCVHSDPMRRGCCVHNGPMRCGCCVHRDPMRCGCCVHRDPMRCGCCVHSDPMRRGCCVHRDPMRRGCCVHSDPMRRGCCVHRDPMRRGCCVHRDPMRRGCCVHRDPMRRGCCVHRDPMRRGCCVHRDPMRCGCCVHRDPMRCGCCVHRDPMRCGCCVHRDPMRCGCCVHRDPMRCGCCVHNGPMRCGCCVHRDPMRCGCCVHNDPMRCGCCVHNSPMRCGCCVHSDPMRCGCWVHSDPMRCGCCVHRDPMRCGCCVHRDPMRCGCCVHRDPMRCGCCVHRDPMRCGCCVHRDPMRCGCCVHNGPMRCGCCVHRDPMRCGCCVHNDPMRCGCCVHNSPMRCGCCVHSDPMRCGCWVHSDPMRCGCCVHRDPMRCGCCVHRDPMRCGCCVHRDPMRCGCCVHRDPMRCGCCVHRDPMRCGCCVHSDPMRRGCCVHRDPMRRGCCVHSDPMRRGCCVHRDPMRRGCCVHRDPMRRGCCVHRDPMRCGCCVHRDPMRRGCCVHSDPMRRGCCVHRDPMRCGCCVHNGPMRCGCCVHRDPMRCGCCVHRDPMRCGCCVHSDPMRCGCCVHRDPMRCGCCVHRDPMRCGCCVHRDPMRCGCCVHRDPMRCGCCVHRDPMRRGCCVHSDPMRCGCCVHRDPMRCGCCVHRDPMRCGCCVHSDPMRCGCCVHRDPMRCGCCVHSDPMRCGCCVHRDPMRCGCCVHRDPMRCGCCVHSDPMRCGCCVHSDPMRCGCCVHSDPMRCGCCVHNSPMRCGCCVHRDPMRCGCCVHNDPMRCGCCVHNSPMRCGCCVHRDPMRCGCCVHSDPMRCGCCVHSDPMRCGCCVHSDPMRCGCCVQSDPMRCGCCVHRDPMRCGCCVHSDPMRCGYSFPLSFTDKEPQKLQSIWPQGQGSHAGLTSEVLPGPTAASLR; this is encoded by the exons ATGAGCAGGGCCTTTCACAATGGTCCTATGAGGcgtggatgttgtgttcacagcgatcctatgaggtgtggatgttgtgttcacagggatcctatgaggtgtggatgttgtgttcacagggatcctatgaggtgtggatgttgtgttcacaACAGTCCTATGAggtgtggatgttgtgttcacagtgatcctatgaggtgtggatgttgtgttcacaACAGTCCTATGAGGcgtggatgttgtgttcacagggatcctatgaggtgtggatgttgtgttcacaACGGTCCTATGAggtgtggatgttgtgttcacagggatcctatgaggtgtggatgttgtgttcacagggatcctatgaggtgtggatgttgtgttcacagcgatcctatgaggtgtggatgttgtgttcacagggatcctatgaggtgtggatgttgtgttcacagggatcctatgaggcgtggatgttgtgttcacagggatcctatgaggtgtggatgttgtgttcacagagatcctatgaggtgtggatgttgtgttcacagagatcctatgaggtgtggatgttgtgttcacagggatcctatgaggtgtggatgttgtgttcacagggatcctatgaggtgtggatgttgtgttcacagCGATCCTATGAGGcgtggatgttgtgttcacagggatcctatgaggcgtggatgttgtgttcacagggatcctatgaggcgtggatgttgtgttcacagggatcctatgaggcgtggatgttgtgttcacagggatcctatgaggcgtggatgttgtgttcacagggatcctatgaggcgtggatgttgtgttcacagggatcctatgaggcgtggatgttgtgttcacagggatcctatgaggcgtggatgttgtgttcacagggatcctatgaggcgtggatgttgtgttcacagggatcctatgaggtgtggatgttgtgttcacagagatcctatgaggtgtggatgttgtgttcacagggatcctatgaggtgtggatgttgtgttcacagAGATCCTATGAGGcgtggatgttgtgttcacagTGATCCTATGAGGcgtggatgttgtgttcacaACGGTCCTATGAggtgtggatgttgtgttcacagagatcctatgaggtgtggatgttgtgttcacagggatcctatgaggtgtggatgttgtgttcacagCGATCCTATGAGGcgtggatgttgtgttcacagggatcctatgaggcgtggatgttgtgttcacagCGATCCTATGAGGcgtggatgttgtgttcacagggatcctatgaggcgtggatgttgtgttcacagggatcctatgaggcgtggatgttgtgttcacagggatcctatgaggcgtggatgttgtgttcacagggatcctatgaggcgtggatgttgtgttcacagggatcctatgaggtgtggatgttgtgttcacagagatcctatgaggtgtggatgttgtgttcacagggatcctatgaggtgtggatgttgtgttcacagggatcctatgaggtgtggatgttgtgttcacagggatcctatgaggtgtggatgttgtgttcacaACGGTCCTATGAggtgtggatgttgtgttcacagggatcctatgaggtgtggatgttgtgttcacaacgatcctatgaggtgtggatgttgtgttcacaACAGTCCTATGAggtgtggatgttgtgttcacagTGATCCTATGAGGTGTGGATGTTGGGTTCACAGTGATCCTATGAggtgtggatgttgtgttcacagggatcctatgaggtgtggatgttgtgttcacagggatcctatgaggtgtggatgttgtgttcacagggatcctatgaggtgtggatgttgtgttcacagggatcctatgaggtgtggatgttgtgttcacagggatcctatgaggtgtggatgttgtgttcacaACGGTCCTATGAggtgtggatgttgtgttcacagggatcctatgaggtgtggatgttgtgttcacaacgatcctatgaggtgtggatgttgtgttcacaACAGTCCTATGAggtgtggatgttgtgttcacagTGATCCTATGAGGTGTGGATGTTGGGTTCACAGTGATCCTATGAggtgtggatgttgtgttcacagggatcctatgaggtgtggatgttgtgttcacagggatcctatgaggtgtggatgttgtgttcacagggatcctatgaggtgtggatgttgtgttcacagggatcctatgaggtgtggatgttgtgttcacagggatcctatgaggtgtggatgttgtgttcacagTGATCCTATGAGGcgtggatgttgtgttcacagggatcctatgaggcgtggatgttgtgttcacagTGATCCTATGAGGcgtggatgttgtgttcacagggatcctatgaggcgtggatgttgtgttcacagAGATCCTATGAGGcgtggatgttgtgttcacagggatcctatgaggtgtggatgttgtgttcacagggatcctatgaggcgtggatgttgtgttcacagTGATCCTATGAGGcgtggatgttgtgttcacagggatcctatgaggtgtggatgttgtgttcacaACGGTCCTATGAggtgtggatgttgtgttcacagagatcctatgaggtgtggatgttgtgttcacagggatcctatgaggtgtggatgttgtgttcacagcgatcctatgaggtgtggatgttgtgttcacagggatcctatgaggtgtggatgttgtgttcacagggatcctatgaggtgtggatgttgtgttcacagagatcctatgaggtgtggatgttgtgttcacagggatcctatgaggtgtggatgttgtgttcacagggatcctatgaggcgtggatgttgtgttcacagcgatcctatgaggtgtggatgttgtgttcacagagatcctatgaggtgtggatgttgtgttcacagggatcctatgaggtgtggatgttgtgttcacagcgatcctatgaggtgtggatgttgtgttcacagggatcctatgaggtgtggatgttgtgttcacagcgatcctatgaggtgtggatgttgtgttcacagagatcctatgaggtgtggatgttgtgttcacagggatcctatgaggtgtggatgttgtgttcacagcgatcctatgaggtgtggatgttgtgttcacagcgatcctatgag gtgtggatgttgtgttcacagtgatcctatgaggtgtggatgttgtgttcacaACAGTCCTATGAggtgtggatgttgtgttcacagggatcctatgaggtgtggatgttgtgttcacaatgatcctatgaggtgtggatgttgtgttcacaACAGTCCTATGAggtgtggatgttgtgttcacagggatcctatgaggtgtggatgttgtgttcacagcgatcctatgaggtgtggatgttgtgttcacagtgatcctatgaggtgtggatgttgtgttcacagtgatcctatgaggtgtggatgttgtgttcaGAGTGATCCTATGAggtgtggatgttgtgttcacagggatcctatgaggtgtggatgttgtgttcacagTGATCCTATGAGGTGTGGATATTCTTTTCCCCttagttttacagataaggaacctCAAAAGCTCCAGAGCATTTGGCCCCAGGGGCAGGGCTCGCATGCAGGCCTCACTTCTGAGGTCCTTCCCGGTCCTACAGCTGCCTCCCTTAGGTAG